One Chionomys nivalis chromosome 4, mChiNiv1.1, whole genome shotgun sequence genomic region harbors:
- the Mbd3l1 gene encoding methyl-CpG-binding domain protein 3-like 1, with amino-acid sequence MGKTSQRKQCDWENLSKPKPCLPDSIPLRMSNYTFKRPVTRITSHLGNEVRYHQWEETLVKPQQACWQKRLQGLQAYSSAGKLLSTSDLAKALQDLRPGGTDASVSETQANSVDCRSTHESSSHLAETIPEAGIPQSLYNQFLVTEEDISKQEKKVKRARERLAVAMIAHRLANEAEKVRGSKKATL; translated from the coding sequence ATGGGCAAGACTTCACAGAGGAAGCAGTGTGACTGGGAAAACCTATCAAAGCCAAAGCCTTGTTTACCCGACTCAATCCCCTTGAGGATGTCCAATTACACATTCAAGAGGCCAGTCACTAGAATCACATCCCATCTGGGCAATGAGGTAAGATATCATCAGTGGGAGGAGACCTTGGTCAAGCCCCAACAAGCCTGCTGGCAGAAGAGACTGCAAGGACTCCAGGCCTACAGCAGTGCAGGAAAACTTTTGAGCACCTCAGATCTTGCCAAAGCTTTGCAAGATCTCAGACCTGGAGGCACAGATGCGTCTGTTTCAGAGACTCAAGCCAACAGTGTTGACTGTAGGTCCACCCACGAGTCATCTTCACATTTGGCAGAGACGATTCCAGAAGCAGGTATCCCACAGAGCCTTTACAATCAATTTCTCGTCACTGAAGAAGATATtagcaaacaggaaaagaaagtgaaaagagcaagagaaagactGGCAGTTGCCATGATTGCACACAGGCTAGCAAACGAGGCAGAGAAAGTGAGGGGGTCAAAGAAGGCAACCTTATAA